The Anas acuta chromosome 2, bAnaAcu1.1, whole genome shotgun sequence genome contains a region encoding:
- the XCR1 gene encoding chemokine XC receptor 1, protein MDEEEYPAYSDNNYSYGYSINESNVCEMGNYFVFYTHLTTVIYSLAFFLSLLGNTLVLWILFKYENLVSLTNIFIMNLCVSDLIFSCMLPFWVVDQTFGWIFGEFLCKAMNAIFSIGYYSGVFFLTLMTILRYLSVVNPLSTLRSPTQCCGSVVSLVVWTGSILIVVPEVMHTTVHEDVYGYKTCDYNDWKMKKVDVYQRNVLFLFSLGIIIFCYLRILIILLGTRSRRKHRTVKLILIIVMAFFLSWAPYNILSFLLTFPPSTCQYEKDINLAFHISRKIAFSHCCLNPVLYVFVGVKFKSHLIRLCSQCLPCGNSHVSSPRICSQGKFHYEDASIY, encoded by the coding sequence ATGGATGAAGAAGAGTATCCAGCTTATTCAGATAACAATTACTCATATGGATATTCCATTAATGAAAGCAATGTCTGCGAAATGGGTaactattttgtgttttataccCATCTCACTACTGTTATCTACAGTCTGGCATTTTTTCTTAGCCTGCTGGGAAATACTCTGGTGTTATGGATCCTATTCAAATATGAAAACCTTGTGTCTTTAACAAACATCTTCATCATGAATCTCTGTGTCTCTGACTTGATATTCTCCTGCATGCTGCCTTTCTGGGTAGTGGACCAGACCTTTGGGTGGATTTTTGGTGAGTTCCTCTGCAAAGCAATGAATGCCATTTTCTCCATTGGCTACTACAGTGGTGTCTTCTTTTTGACTCTCATGACTATTCTACGGTACTTGTCCGTCGTGAACCCTCTTTCCACTTTGAGATCCCCGACACAATGCTGTGGTTCAGTGGTGAGCTTGGTTGTTTGGACTGGCAGCATTTTGATTGTGGTTCCCGAGGTGATGCACACCACAGTGCACGAAGACGTGTATGGGTACAAgacctgtgattacaatgactggaaaatgaaaaaggtgGATGTTTATCAGAGAAATGTGCTCTTCCTGTTTTCCCTTGGGATTATTATATTCTGTTATTTGAGGATACTGATAATTCTGCTAGGAACAAGATCTCGCAGAAAGCACAGAACTGTGAAACTCATCCTTATTATCGTGATGGCTTTCTTCCTGAGCTGGGCACCTTACAACATCCTCAGTTTTCTGTTAACTTTTCCACCGTCTACCTGTCAGTATGAAAAAGACATCAACCTTGCCTTTCACATCAGCCGTAAAATTGCTTTCTCACACTGCTGCCTCAACCCTGTGCTTTATGTATTCGTTGGAGTCAAATTCAAGAGTCATTTGATACGTCTATGCAGCCAGTGCTTACCTTGTGGCAACAGTCATGTTTCCAGCCCCCGGATCTGTTCTCAAGGCAAATTTCACTATGAAGATGCATCCATCTACTGA